Proteins encoded by one window of Burkholderia plantarii:
- a CDS encoding beta strand repeat-containing protein gives MADVGGIVTPLGASLSLSSSLNASGAALGATASLAGTTLGLDATLNRIDGLSVVLTANGTRFGVSLGNVVDPLRTSLGGLASTIEAIAGNTPLGGVITGLQGALTNPAGALTGIVGTATGALSTGTAALSNGLGAATSGLGAVASGATGALSNGAGALAGGLTTVAGDATGALSNGLGAAAGALSNGAGALAGGLGAAAGGLNSLAGTLAGGLSNGLGAVSGALSSGAGALSGGLGAAAGAVSSGAGALASGLGGAAGGLNAVAGTVVSGLSTGVGTASGALTGGLGAATGGLNTVAGTVTGGLSTGLGAASGALASGAGALAGGLGAATGGLNTVAGTVAGGLSNGLGAASGALASGAGALASGLGAATGALSSGAGALAGGLGSATSGLNTVAGTVAGGLSNGLGAATGALSNGAGALAGGLGAVASGLGGATGGLNTVAGTVAGGLSNGLGAATGALSNGAGALAGGLGAVASSLSNTAGAVSGGLSNGLGAAAGALSNGAGALAGGLGSATGGLGAVTGTVAGALGTGASALSGTVGAAATGLGTGAGALAGAVGTGANALSGGVQAVAGGLGTTTTAITGLVGGVDPANAVTGVVNAATTGLGTATTALTGAVGSVPTTAVTGVVNAASSGVSSAVSGLGSVTGTVASTAPAVVGGVVNAVTNVVASNPIAPITTVVGSLSGALPVGVATGALSGVANTVTGTLATAANTGVAAATQLGTVGTTLVNTAGTTLGNVASTGTAALGTVPASVGAVASTGVATLGAVTTAATQTIGAVGAALPGVAVTPSSGGASSSSGSSGSTLLSPVTSLVATLAGGLPRK, from the coding sequence ATGGCCGACGTCGGTGGCATCGTCACCCCGCTGGGGGCCAGTCTGAGTCTGAGCAGTTCGCTGAACGCGAGCGGTGCCGCGCTGGGCGCGACCGCGAGCCTGGCCGGCACGACGCTCGGCCTCGATGCGACGCTGAACCGGATCGACGGCCTGTCCGTCGTCCTGACCGCGAACGGCACGCGGTTCGGCGTCTCGCTCGGCAACGTCGTCGACCCGCTGCGGACCTCGCTGGGCGGCCTCGCCAGCACGATCGAGGCGATCGCCGGCAACACCCCGCTGGGCGGCGTGATCACCGGCCTGCAGGGGGCGTTGACGAATCCGGCCGGCGCGCTGACGGGCATCGTCGGCACCGCGACCGGCGCGCTCTCGACCGGCACCGCGGCGCTGTCGAACGGCCTCGGCGCGGCGACGTCCGGGCTTGGTGCTGTCGCGTCGGGCGCGACGGGCGCGCTGTCGAACGGGGCCGGTGCGCTGGCGGGCGGCCTCACGACGGTGGCGGGCGACGCCACGGGGGCGCTGTCGAATGGTCTCGGTGCGGCGGCGGGGGCGTTGTCGAACGGCGCCGGTGCGCTGGCGGGGGGCCTCGGCGCCGCGGCCGGTGGCTTGAACTCGCTGGCGGGGACGCTGGCAGGCGGCCTGTCGAACGGACTTGGCGCGGTGTCGGGTGCGCTGTCGTCGGGGGCCGGGGCGTTGTCGGGCGGGCTGGGTGCCGCGGCCGGCGCGGTGTCGTCGGGCGCGGGTGCGCTGGCGAGCGGCCTCGGCGGGGCCGCGGGCGGCTTGAACGCGGTGGCGGGCACGGTCGTGAGCGGCCTGTCGACCGGGGTGGGCACCGCCTCGGGCGCGTTGACGGGTGGGCTCGGCGCGGCGACGGGCGGCCTGAACACGGTGGCCGGCACGGTGACGGGCGGGCTGTCGACCGGGTTGGGCGCGGCTTCGGGCGCGCTGGCTTCGGGTGCGGGCGCGTTGGCCGGTGGGCTGGGTGCGGCAACGGGTGGCCTGAACACCGTTGCGGGCACGGTCGCGGGCGGGCTGTCGAACGGCCTCGGTGCCGCCTCTGGCGCGCTGGCTTCCGGAGCCGGTGCGCTGGCGAGTGGGCTCGGTGCGGCAACGGGCGCCTTGTCGTCGGGAGCCGGTGCGTTGGCTGGCGGCCTGGGTTCGGCGACGAGCGGGCTGAACACGGTGGCCGGCACGGTCGCGGGCGGGCTGTCGAACGGCCTCGGCGCAGCCACGGGCGCGCTGTCGAACGGCGCGGGCGCATTGGCGGGTGGTCTCGGCGCGGTGGCGAGCGGCCTGGGCGGCGCGACCGGTGGTCTGAACACGGTGGCCGGCACGGTCGCGGGCGGCCTGTCGAACGGGCTCGGCGCAGCCACGGGCGCGCTGTCGAACGGCGCGGGCGCATTGGCGGGTGGTCTCGGCGCGGTGGCGAGCAGCCTGTCCAACACCGCTGGCGCGGTGTCGGGCGGCCTGTCGAACGGCCTCGGTGCCGCGGCCGGCGCGTTGTCGAACGGCGCGGGGGCGCTTGCGGGCGGACTCGGCTCGGCGACGGGCGGCCTCGGCGCGGTGACCGGTACGGTGGCGGGCGCGCTCGGCACCGGCGCCTCGGCGCTGAGCGGAACGGTCGGCGCGGCGGCCACTGGTCTCGGCACGGGCGCCGGCGCGCTGGCGGGAGCGGTGGGCACGGGCGCCAACGCGCTCTCGGGCGGCGTCCAGGCCGTCGCGGGCGGGCTCGGCACGACGACCACGGCGATCACCGGCCTGGTCGGCGGTGTCGATCCGGCCAACGCCGTGACGGGCGTGGTCAACGCGGCCACCACCGGCCTCGGCACGGCGACCACGGCTTTGACGGGCGCGGTCGGTTCAGTGCCGACCACCGCCGTGACGGGCGTGGTGAACGCGGCGTCCTCGGGCGTCTCGTCGGCGGTGAGCGGGCTCGGCTCGGTCACCGGCACGGTTGCGAGCACGGCGCCGGCCGTCGTGGGCGGCGTGGTCAACGCGGTGACGAACGTGGTCGCGAGCAACCCGATCGCGCCGATCACGACGGTGGTGGGCAGCCTGTCCGGCGCGCTGCCGGTCGGCGTGGCGACGGGCGCGCTGTCGGGCGTCGCGAACACGGTGACGGGCACGCTGGCGACGGCGGCCAACACCGGCGTCGCGGCGGCCACCCAGCTTGGCACGGTCGGCACGACGCTCGTGAACACCGCGGGCACCACGCTCGGCAACGTCGCGAGCACCGGGACGGCGGCGCTCGGCACGGTGCCGGCCTCGGTCGGCGCGGTCGCCTCGACCGGCGTGGCGACGCTCGGCGCCGTCACCACCGCCGCGACGCAGACGATCGGTGCGGTCGGTGCCGCGCTGCCGGGCGTCGCGGTCACGCCGTCGTCGGGCGGTGCCTCGTCGTCCTCGGGGTCGTCGGGCAGCACGCTGCTCTCGCCGGTCACCTCGCTGGTCGCGACGCTGGCAGGCGGACTGCCGAGGAAATAA
- the dhaL gene encoding dihydroxyacetone kinase subunit DhaL produces MKKLINDVERVVPDLLNGLVALHPHLALLADRTIVVRADAAESASRGEVALVSGGGAGHEPAHAGYVGSGMLSAAVAGEVFTSPSVDAVLDAIRAVGGPAGVLLIVKNYTGDRLNFGLAAEIARAEGIDVETVIVADDVALAARGEHAGRRGLAGTVLVHRIAGAAAAAGLPLAEVARHAREAAAALGTMGVALSPCTVPAAGTPGFTLGEREIEWGLGIHGEAGVERAELDPAGAADTVAERLLARIADDLALERGARVALLVNNLGGTPPGELDIVAGAALRVLGARGVKVERAWAGTFLSALDMAGVSLTLLRVDDARLAWLDAPTAAPAWPARAGQVAPPESRPVPAAPDAAHRRLAGGARLAPDSALRRVLDAICARLLAAEPTLTEMDQRVGDGDLGISLSRAAHAIAAEADGWPDASRPGAVLRAMSATLRRAVGGTSGPLYAAMLMRAAATLDAAGQPDASAWADAFLAAVAGVTEIGGAHPGDRTMVDALDPAARALRTALDATGNLRQALDASAAAAAEGAAGTATLMPKRGRSSYLGERALGHPDPGAHAVALWLAAIRDALRD; encoded by the coding sequence ATGAAGAAGCTGATCAACGATGTCGAACGCGTGGTGCCCGACCTGCTGAACGGACTCGTCGCACTGCATCCCCATCTGGCGCTGCTCGCGGACCGCACGATCGTGGTGCGCGCTGACGCGGCCGAGTCCGCCTCGCGCGGCGAGGTCGCGCTCGTGTCGGGCGGCGGTGCCGGCCACGAACCCGCGCATGCCGGTTATGTCGGCAGCGGCATGCTGAGCGCGGCGGTGGCGGGCGAAGTGTTCACGTCGCCGTCGGTCGACGCGGTGCTCGACGCGATCCGCGCCGTGGGCGGCCCGGCCGGCGTGCTGCTGATCGTCAAGAACTACACCGGCGACCGGCTCAATTTCGGGCTCGCCGCCGAGATCGCGCGCGCGGAAGGGATCGACGTCGAGACGGTGATCGTCGCCGACGACGTCGCGCTCGCCGCGCGCGGCGAACATGCCGGCCGGCGCGGCCTGGCCGGCACGGTGCTCGTGCATCGCATCGCCGGCGCGGCGGCGGCGGCCGGCCTGCCGCTCGCCGAGGTCGCGCGGCACGCCCGCGAAGCCGCGGCCGCGCTCGGCACGATGGGCGTCGCGCTGTCGCCCTGCACGGTGCCGGCGGCCGGCACGCCCGGCTTCACGCTCGGCGAGCGCGAGATCGAATGGGGGCTCGGCATCCACGGCGAGGCCGGCGTCGAGCGCGCCGAACTCGACCCGGCCGGCGCGGCCGACACGGTGGCCGAACGCCTGCTCGCGCGCATCGCCGACGATCTCGCGCTCGAACGCGGCGCGCGCGTGGCGCTGCTCGTCAACAACCTCGGCGGCACGCCGCCGGGCGAACTCGACATCGTGGCGGGCGCGGCGCTGCGCGTGCTCGGGGCGCGCGGCGTCAAGGTGGAGCGCGCCTGGGCCGGCACCTTCCTGAGCGCGCTCGACATGGCGGGCGTGTCGCTGACGCTGCTGCGCGTGGACGACGCGCGGCTCGCCTGGCTCGATGCGCCGACCGCCGCGCCGGCCTGGCCCGCGCGCGCCGGGCAGGTCGCGCCGCCCGAGAGCCGGCCGGTGCCGGCCGCGCCCGACGCCGCGCATCGCCGGCTGGCGGGCGGCGCGCGGCTCGCGCCCGACAGCGCGCTGCGCCGCGTGCTCGACGCGATCTGCGCGCGGCTGCTGGCCGCCGAACCGACGCTGACCGAAATGGACCAGCGCGTGGGCGACGGCGACCTCGGCATCAGCCTGTCGCGCGCGGCCCACGCGATCGCGGCCGAGGCCGACGGCTGGCCCGACGCGTCGCGCCCGGGCGCGGTGCTGCGCGCGATGTCGGCGACGCTGCGGCGCGCGGTGGGCGGCACCTCCGGCCCGCTCTACGCGGCCATGCTGATGCGCGCGGCGGCCACGCTCGACGCCGCCGGCCAGCCCGACGCGTCGGCCTGGGCCGATGCGTTCCTCGCCGCGGTGGCGGGCGTGACCGAGATCGGCGGCGCGCACCCCGGCGACCGCACCATGGTCGATGCGCTCGATCCGGCCGCGCGTGCGTTGCGCACCGCGCTCGACGCCACCGGCAACCTGCGCCAGGCGCTCGACGCGAGCGCGGCCGCGGCCGCCGAGGGCGCCGCCGGCACCGCCACGCTGATGCCGAAGCGCGGCCGTTCGAGCTATCTCGGCGAGCGCGCGCTCGGCCATCCGGACCCGGGCGCGCACGCCGTGGCGCTGTGGCTCGCGGCGATCCGCGACGCGCTGCGCGATTGA
- the mnmH gene encoding tRNA 2-selenouridine(34) synthase MnmH → MNPFLVPLSRVDEFDEIIDVRTPLEYAEDHIPGALNAPVLSNDQRVIVGTMYKQESPHEATRIGAAWVARNIATHLETTFADRPLNWRPLIYCWRGGKRSGSMTSWLNLIGWRARQLDGGYKTYRRWVVDELGELPGRFRYIVLTGRTGSGKTQLLGALARAGAQTLDLERLAVHRGSLLGALPGAEQPTQKGFDTALVLALRGLDPARPVFVEAESRKIGRIALPDTILAGMHAARCVAVETARDERVALLLRDYEHLFDDPVAFVQQLARLTELHGHARIRDWQTLAEAGERGELFESLIDLHYDPAYTRSSRAAFRQLADALPFPFAPMTGDDDAQARALIELVGERG, encoded by the coding sequence GTGAATCCCTTTCTCGTTCCGCTGTCTCGCGTCGATGAATTCGACGAGATCATCGACGTGCGCACGCCGCTCGAATACGCGGAAGACCACATCCCCGGCGCGCTCAACGCGCCGGTGCTCAGCAACGATCAGCGCGTGATCGTCGGCACCATGTACAAGCAGGAGTCGCCGCACGAGGCCACGCGGATCGGCGCGGCCTGGGTCGCGCGCAACATCGCCACGCATCTCGAGACCACCTTCGCGGACCGGCCGCTGAACTGGCGCCCGCTCATCTATTGCTGGCGTGGCGGCAAGCGCTCGGGCTCGATGACTTCGTGGCTGAACCTGATCGGCTGGCGCGCCAGGCAGCTCGACGGCGGCTACAAGACCTACCGGCGCTGGGTGGTGGACGAGCTTGGCGAGCTGCCGGGGCGGTTCCGCTACATCGTGCTGACCGGGCGCACCGGCAGCGGCAAGACGCAGCTGCTCGGCGCGCTCGCGCGGGCCGGCGCGCAGACGCTCGATCTCGAGCGGCTGGCGGTGCATCGCGGTTCGCTGCTCGGCGCGCTGCCGGGCGCCGAGCAGCCGACGCAGAAGGGCTTCGACACGGCGCTCGTGCTCGCGCTGCGCGGGCTCGATCCGGCGCGGCCGGTGTTCGTCGAGGCCGAGAGCCGCAAGATCGGCCGCATCGCGCTGCCGGACACGATCCTCGCCGGCATGCACGCGGCGCGCTGCGTCGCCGTCGAGACCGCGCGCGACGAACGCGTCGCGCTGCTGCTGCGCGACTACGAGCACCTGTTCGACGATCCGGTCGCGTTCGTGCAGCAACTCGCGCGCCTGACCGAACTGCACGGCCACGCGCGGATTCGCGACTGGCAGACGCTGGCCGAGGCCGGCGAGCGCGGCGAGCTGTTCGAATCGCTGATCGATCTGCATTACGACCCCGCCTACACGCGCAGCAGCCGCGCCGCGTTCCGTCAGCTCGCGGACGCGTTGCCGTTCCCGTTCGCGCCGATGACGGGCGATGACGACGCGCAGGCACGTGCGTTGATCGAGCTGGTCGGCGAGCGCGGCTGA
- a CDS encoding alpha/beta fold hydrolase, which yields MSVFQTKDGTEIFYKDWGKGVPVVFSHGWPLCADAWDAQMLFFGYRGYRVIAHDRRGHGRSAQPWNGNDMDTYADDLAALLDHLDVKGAMLVGHSTGGGEVARYIGRHGTARVAKVALIGAVPPLMLKTEANPGGLPIDVFDDIRDGVVRNRSQFYQDLAVPFHNFNRADAKVSQGTIDAFWAQGMMGSIKGQFDCIREFSEVDYTEDLKKIDVPTLVLHGDDDQIVPIDASARRTVDIVPHATLKVYPGGSHGIAIVDAEQVNQDLLAFFQG from the coding sequence ATGAGTGTTTTCCAGACGAAAGACGGTACGGAAATCTTCTACAAGGACTGGGGCAAGGGTGTGCCGGTCGTGTTCTCGCATGGCTGGCCGCTCTGCGCGGACGCCTGGGACGCCCAGATGCTGTTCTTCGGCTATCGCGGCTATCGCGTGATCGCGCACGACCGGCGCGGCCACGGGCGCTCGGCCCAGCCGTGGAACGGCAACGACATGGACACCTATGCCGACGATCTGGCCGCGCTGCTCGACCATCTCGACGTGAAGGGCGCGATGCTGGTGGGCCATTCCACGGGCGGCGGTGAAGTCGCGCGCTACATCGGCCGCCACGGCACCGCGCGCGTCGCGAAGGTGGCGCTGATCGGCGCGGTACCGCCGCTGATGCTGAAGACCGAGGCGAACCCGGGCGGCCTGCCGATCGACGTGTTCGACGACATCCGCGACGGCGTGGTCCGCAACCGCTCGCAGTTCTACCAGGATCTCGCCGTGCCGTTCCACAACTTCAATCGCGCCGACGCGAAGGTTTCGCAGGGCACCATCGACGCGTTCTGGGCGCAGGGGATGATGGGCTCGATCAAGGGGCAGTTCGACTGCATCCGCGAGTTCTCGGAGGTCGACTACACCGAGGACCTGAAGAAGATCGACGTGCCGACGCTCGTGCTGCACGGCGACGACGACCAGATCGTGCCGATCGATGCCTCGGCGCGCCGCACCGTCGATATCGTGCCGCACGCGACGCTGAAGGTTTATCCGGGCGGCTCGCACGGCATCGCGATCGTCGATGCCGAGCAGGTCAATCAGGATCTGCTGGCGTTTTTCCAGGGTTGA
- a CDS encoding AraC family transcriptional regulator, which produces MPDLERVVDVPVRRSRFDPDTHDGPVVAVRPDLKQIQAAPQPHFHRKGQLVVTRRGSVTCQVESGIWLVPPNFGVWIPRGMLHSSRVSSGGEVLMLFLEPDVAAMPDTCCTLTLSALVLELICHLAKQSQHYASDSPTGRLAVVLVEQLATMPVEYLHVPISSNPRLRRIATELAADPANRRTAAQWAARVALSERSLSRLVIAETGMTFGRWRRQLRLIVALQKLSVGTPVQRVSEDLGYESVNAFIAMFKSVFGRTPGHFFRRERCDGRIDGRSTDD; this is translated from the coding sequence ATGCCGGACCTTGAGCGCGTGGTCGACGTCCCGGTGCGTCGAAGCCGGTTCGATCCGGACACGCACGACGGCCCCGTCGTCGCGGTGCGGCCGGACCTGAAGCAGATCCAGGCTGCGCCGCAGCCGCATTTCCATCGCAAGGGTCAGCTCGTCGTCACGCGCCGCGGCTCGGTGACGTGCCAGGTCGAGAGCGGCATCTGGCTGGTGCCGCCGAATTTCGGCGTGTGGATTCCGCGCGGCATGCTGCACAGCAGCCGTGTCTCGTCGGGCGGCGAAGTGCTGATGCTGTTCCTCGAGCCCGATGTCGCCGCGATGCCCGACACCTGCTGCACGCTGACGCTCAGCGCGCTGGTGCTGGAGCTGATCTGCCATCTCGCGAAGCAGTCCCAGCACTACGCCAGCGACAGCCCGACCGGAAGGCTCGCGGTGGTGCTGGTCGAGCAACTGGCGACGATGCCGGTGGAGTATCTGCATGTGCCGATCTCGTCGAATCCTCGCCTGCGCAGGATCGCCACCGAACTCGCGGCGGACCCGGCGAACCGGCGCACCGCGGCGCAGTGGGCGGCGCGCGTCGCGCTGAGCGAACGCAGCCTGTCCCGGCTGGTGATCGCCGAGACCGGCATGACGTTCGGCCGCTGGCGCCGCCAGTTGAGGCTGATCGTGGCGCTGCAGAAGCTGTCCGTGGGTACCCCGGTCCAGCGCGTCTCGGAAGACCTCGGCTACGAATCGGTCAACGCGTTCATTGCGATGTTCAAGAGCGTGTTTGGCCGTACGCCCGGCCACTTCTTCCGGCGCGAACGATGCGACGGCCGGATCGACGGGCGCTCGACCGACGATTGA
- the glsA gene encoding glutaminase A yields the protein MTNQSQLQSQPQTQPRSAAQATLPRRRFIRSGAGLAAAAALPLAALPAGAHADAPGAAPTGPADLKRLVTEAHRRFAGEHDGKNADYIPYLAGVPSQLFGIAIVDRHGGVATAGDANTPFAIESIAKVFNLALVMAERGADRVRDKLGASATGLPFNSVMALELHGGKPLSPLVNAGAMATVSFVAAGSASERWSKVFANMKRFAGADLSLNAAVYQSEAATNQHNRAIAYLLQSAGYMYSDPIEACDVYTRACSVNLTARDLAMMGGVLANNGVHPVSGTRLLDGRDVPKLLAEMAMEGMYDTSGDWLYDVGLPAKSGVGGGIVAVAPGRLAIAAFSPPLDTYGNSVRAQKAIAWIADQLGLNVLRVA from the coding sequence ATGACGAATCAATCGCAGCTTCAATCGCAACCTCAAACTCAGCCCCGGAGCGCCGCGCAGGCCACCCTGCCGCGCCGCCGGTTCATCCGGTCGGGCGCCGGCCTCGCCGCGGCCGCGGCGCTGCCGCTCGCCGCGCTGCCGGCCGGCGCGCATGCCGACGCGCCGGGCGCCGCGCCAACCGGCCCGGCCGACCTGAAGCGGCTCGTGACCGAGGCGCACCGGCGCTTCGCGGGCGAGCATGACGGCAAGAACGCCGACTACATTCCGTACCTGGCGGGCGTGCCGTCGCAGCTGTTCGGCATCGCGATCGTGGACCGCCACGGCGGCGTCGCGACGGCCGGCGACGCGAACACGCCGTTCGCGATCGAGTCGATCGCCAAGGTGTTCAACCTCGCGCTCGTGATGGCGGAGCGCGGCGCCGATCGCGTGCGCGACAAGCTCGGCGCGAGCGCCACCGGCCTGCCGTTCAACTCCGTGATGGCGCTCGAACTGCACGGCGGCAAGCCGCTGAGCCCGCTCGTGAACGCCGGCGCGATGGCGACGGTCAGCTTCGTCGCGGCCGGCAGCGCGAGCGAGCGCTGGAGCAAGGTGTTCGCCAACATGAAGCGCTTCGCGGGCGCGGACCTGTCGCTGAACGCCGCCGTCTATCAGTCGGAAGCGGCAACGAATCAGCACAACCGCGCGATCGCCTACCTGCTGCAGAGCGCCGGCTACATGTATTCCGATCCGATCGAGGCCTGCGACGTCTACACCAGGGCCTGCTCCGTCAACCTAACCGCGCGCGACCTGGCGATGATGGGCGGCGTGCTGGCGAACAACGGCGTCCACCCGGTGTCGGGCACGCGCCTGCTGGACGGCCGCGACGTGCCGAAGCTGCTGGCCGAAATGGCGATGGAAGGCATGTACGACACCAGCGGCGACTGGCTCTACGACGTCGGCCTGCCGGCCAAGAGCGGCGTGGGCGGCGGCATCGTGGCGGTGGCGCCGGGCCGGCTCGCGATCGCGGCGTTCTCGCCGCCGCTCGATACCTATGGCAACAGCGTGCGGGCCCAGAAGGCGATCGCCTGGATCGCCGACCAGCTCGGACTCAACGTGCTGCGCGTCGCCTGA